In Epinephelus lanceolatus isolate andai-2023 chromosome 16, ASM4190304v1, whole genome shotgun sequence, one DNA window encodes the following:
- the naxe gene encoding NAD(P)H-hydrate epimerase: MLSVRALFGIGFLVTSRATAVLTQTGTCPLYAAANNHKKDCFSSRPASTMAQTIKYLGQEEAQHIDEELFSEYGFSVDQLMELAGLSCATAISRAYPITSLVKARPSLLVICGPGNNGGDGLVCARHLKLFGYEPTILYPKRPNKPLFQGLTTQCQKMEIPFLTEMPEAGVIDEAYNLVIDAIFGFSFKGAVREPFGSILDVLKKTTAPVASIDIPSGWDVEQGSADGLQPDMLISLTAPKKSASLFRGRYHFLGGRFVPPGLERKYQLNLPQYPGTDCVLQL, from the exons ATGTTGAGTGTGCGGGCTCTGTTTGGGATCGGCTTCCTGGTGACCTCAAGGGCCACGGCAGTCCTCACTCAGACAGGGACATGCCCGCTGTATGCTGCAGCTAACAACCACAAGAAGGACTGTTTCAGTAGCAGACCAGCTTCCACCATGGCCCAGACCATCAAGTATCTCGG GCAGGAGGAGGCGCAGCACATTGACGAGGAACTCTTCAGTGAGTATGGCTTCAGCGTGGATCAGTTGATGGAGCTGGCTGGACTCAGCTGTGCCACAGCCATCTCCAGG GCGTATCCTATTACTTCCCTGGTGAAGGCCAGACCTTCTCTGCTGGTGATTTGTGGACCAGGTAACAACGGAGGCGACGGCCTGGTCTGTGCCCGACATCTTAAACTCTTT GGTTACGAGCCCACCATCCTGTATCCGAAGAGGCCAAACAAGCCTCTGTTCCAGGGCCTGACCACACAGTGCCAGAAAATGGAGATCCCTTTCTTGACTGAGATGCCTGAG GCTGGAGTGATTGATGAGGCTTACAACCTGGTGATAGATGCCATCTTCGGCTTCAGCTTTAAGGGGGCTGTGCGAGAGCCTTTTGGTTCCATCCTAGATGTGCTGAAGAAGACGACAGCCCCCGTAGCCAGCATCGACATCCCCTCAG gttGGGACGTGGAGCAGGGCAGTGCAGATGGACTGCAGCCCGACATGCTCATCTCTCTCACCGCTCCTAAGAAGTCTGCCTCCTTGTTCAGAGGACGATACCACTTCCTGGGAGGCCGGTTTGTGCCACCGGGTCTAGAGAGGAAGTACCAGCTGAACCTGCCTCAGTATCCTGGCACAGACTGCGTGTTACAACTGTAG
- the usf2 gene encoding upstream stimulatory factor 2 isoform X2, whose protein sequence is MDMLEQSLDSTASHDKQETEEVVQLQEGEAVGTEEQTAVTITGVPQAAFADHNVQYQFRTENSGGQVTYRVVQVTDDQLEATADATGAVSVVSTAAFAGAPQAVAQAVIQNPFSNGGSPGGETVGGETRFAYFPAATVSDGTATAVSVQATADPTITQTGGQFYVMMSPPEVLQTTAPRTIAPRTHTYTAKVEGPRAPRDERRRAQHNEVERRRRDKINNWIVTLSKIIPDCSIDSRTGASKGGILSKACDYIRELRQNNQRLQESYKEVERVEMDNELLRQQIEELKNDNALLRAQLQQHGVEVNGDATPQ, encoded by the exons ATGGATATGCTGGAGCAGAGTCTGGACAGCACGGCGAG tcacgacaaacaggaaacagaagaGGTGGTGCAGTTACAGGAAG GAGAGGCAGTGGGGACGGAGGAGCAGACTGCAGTGACCATCACCGGTGTCCCGCAGGCTGCGTTCGCTGACCACAATGTGCAATACCAGTTCCGTACAGAGAACAGTGGAGGACAG GTGACCTATCGCGTGGTGCAGGTGACAGACGATCAGTTAGAAGCAACAGCTGATGCGACTGGAGCTGTCAGTGTCGTCTCTACCGCAGCGTTTGCGGGAGCCCCTCAGGCAGTGGCACAG GCTGTTATCCAGAACCCTTTCAGTAATGGGGGCAGTCCTGGAGGGGAGACAGTGGGAGGAGAGACACGTTTCGCTTATTTCCCTGCCGCCACTGTCAGCGATGGAACAGCCACGGCCGTGTCCGTGCAGGCCACCGCCGACCCAACGATAACACAGACAGGAG GCCAGTTTTACGTGATGATGAGCCCCCCTGAGGTGCTACAGACGACGGCCCCTCGTACCATCgcaccacgcacacacacctacactgC GAAAGTGGAGGGTCCACGGGCACCCAGAGATGAGCGGCGAAGAGCACAGCACAATGAAG tggagagaagaagaagagacaaGATTAACAACTGGATTGTCACACTTTCAAAAATCATCCCTGACTGTAGCATAGACAGCAGAACTGGAGCG AGTAAAGGAGGCATCCTGTCCAAAGCTTGTGACTACATCCGAGAGCTGCGTCAGAATAACCAGCGACTGCAGGAGAGTTACAAAGAGGTGGAACGAGTGGAGATGGACAACGAGCTGCTTAGACAACAG aTTGAGGAACTGAAGAATGATAATGCACTGCTTCGAGCacagctacagcagcatggcGTAGAAGTCAACGGGGATGCAACACCGCAGTGA
- the LOC117263693 gene encoding lamin-A-like isoform X1: MATPKNTPRGANTPLSPNRITRLQEKEDLSNLNDRLAVYIDKVRSLETENAGLRLRITESETEVSRELTGLKAAYETELADARQTLDSVAKERARLQLELGKLREDYKELKARNTKKEAELAAALQRLKDLEALLNSKDASLTTALGEKRNLEVENRDLKAQVAKLDTSLADAKKQLQDEMLRRVDGENRIQTLKEELDFQKNLHSEELRETKRRHESRMVELDNGHQQDFESKLAEALMDMRSQHELQFKMYKDEIEKTYNSKLENARQSADRSSHLVGAAHEELQQTRIRLESTSAQLSQLQKQLAAREAKLRELEDALSRERDTTRRLLGEKDREMAEMRQQMQQQLDEYQELLDVKLALDMEICAYRKLLEGEEQRLRLSPSPPPTKVTGSRSSTSGAHSRSVHHYSAHSSPVKRRRPNDTDSEASSIAGGAVSRTRISQQASASGRVTVDEVDLDGKYVRLSNKSDEDQNLGNWQVKRHVGSGVPIIFKFPVKFTLKAGQRVTIWASGAGGTHNPPSDLVWKTQPSWGTGDLFQTTLISANGEEMAMRKVTRTQFEDEDDDMQVAHSTCGDSEYNLRSRTVVCGSCGLPSDKSSNCSVTSASRSFRSGGISEGLLPHSYVFSTSTPRKTGVRLESCPIM, from the exons ATGGCAACACCAAAAAACACTCCCCGAGGTGCCAACACCCCTCTATCCCCCAACCGCATCACCCGTCTCCAGGAGAAGGAGGATCTGTCTAACCTCAACGACCGTCTGGCCGTCTACATCGACAAGGTGCGCTCTCTGGAGACTGAGAACGCCGGCCTGCGTCTGCGCATCACTgagtcagagacagaggtcAGCCGGGAGCTGACGGGCCTGAAAGCTGCTTACGAGACCGAGCTGGCCGATGCCCGTCAGACTCTGGATTCTGTGGCCAAGGAGCGAGCGCGTCTGCAGCTGGAGCTGGGAAAGCTGCGAGAGGACTACAAGGAGCTGAAAGCAAG GAACACCAAGAAGGAGGCAGAGTTGGCTGCAGCACTGCAGAGGCTCAAAGACCTGGAAGCTCTGCTGAACTCAAAGGATGCGTCCTTGACGACAGCTCTAGGAGAGAAGCGTAACCTTGAGGTGGAAAACAGGGACCTAAAGGCACAGGTTGCCAAG CTGGACACCAGTCTGGCTGATGCCAAGAAGCAGCTGCAGGATGAGATGCTGAGGAGGGTGGACGGAGAGAATCGCATCCAGACCCTAAAAGAGGAGCTGGACTTTCAGAAGAACCTCCACTCTGAG GAACTGCGGGAGACAAAGCGACGTCATGAGTCTCGTATGGTTGAGTTGGACAACGGCCACCAGCAGGACTTTGAAAGCAAGTTGGCTGAGGCGCTGATGGACATGCGCAGCCAGCATGAGCTGCAgtttaaaatgtacaaagaTGAGATTGAGAAGACCTACAATTCCAAG CTGGAAAATGCTCGTCAGTCAGCGGACAGGAGCAGTCACCTGGTTGGAGCAGCACACGAGGAACTCCAGCAGACAAGAATCCGCTTGGAGTCCACGTCTGCTCAGCTCAGCCAGCTGCAGAAACAG CTGGCAGCCCGTGAGGCGAAGTTAAGGGAATTGGAGGACGCCCTGTCTCGGGAGAGAGACACCACCCGTCGCCTGctgggagagaaagacagagagatggcCGAGATGAGGCAgcaaatgcagcagcagctggatgAGTACCAGGAGCTCCTGGATGTCAAGCTGGCTCTGGATATGGAGATATGCGCATACAGGAAGCTGCtggagggagaggagcagag gcTGCGTCTCTCTCCCAGCCCCCCGCCCACCAAAGTGACAGGAAGTCGTTCCTCTACTTCAGGAGCTCACTCTAGATCAGTCCACCACTACAGTGCTCACAGCTCTCCTGTCAAGAGGCGCCGCCCCAACGACACCGACAGCGAGGCCTCGAGCATCGCAGGTGGAGCTGTGTCCCGCACTCGCATCAGCCAGCAGGCCTCAGCCAGCGGACGGGTCACTGTGGATGAGGTGGACCTGGATGGGAAATAtgtcagactcagcaacaaatCAGATGAG GATCAGAATTTGGGGAACTGGCAGGTGAAGCGACACGTGGGATCTGGTGTTCCGATCATCTTCAAGTTTCCAGTAAAATTCACCTTGAAAGCTGGCCAGAGGGTCACG ATCTGGGCCTCTGGCGCTGGGGGCACCCACAATCCTCCCTCTGACCTGGTGTGGAAGACTCAGCCCTCTTGGGGCACCGGAGACCTGTTCCAGACCACCCTGATCAGTGCCAACGGAGAG GAAATGGCCATGAGGAAGGTCACCCGCACACAGtttgaagatgaagatgatgacaTG CAGGTGGCTCACAGCACCTGTGGAGACAGTGAGTACAACCTGCGGAGCCGGACGGTGGTCTGTGGCTCTTGTGGACTTCCTTCAGACAAATCCAGCAACTGCTCTGTGACCTCAGCCTCCCGCTCATTCCGCAGTGGAGGAATTTCCGAGGGTTTACTGCCACACTCCTACGTGTTCAGCACCAGCACTCCTCGCAAG ACTGGAGTCAGACTTGAGAGCTGTCCAATCATGTGA
- the LOC117263693 gene encoding lamin-A-like isoform X2: MATPKNTPRGANTPLSPNRITRLQEKEDLSNLNDRLAVYIDKVRSLETENAGLRLRITESETEVSRELTGLKAAYETELADARQTLDSVAKERARLQLELGKLREDYKELKARNTKKEAELAAALQRLKDLEALLNSKDASLTTALGEKRNLEVENRDLKAQVAKLDTSLADAKKQLQDEMLRRVDGENRIQTLKEELDFQKNLHSEELRETKRRHESRMVELDNGHQQDFESKLAEALMDMRSQHELQFKMYKDEIEKTYNSKLENARQSADRSSHLVGAAHEELQQTRIRLESTSAQLSQLQKQLAAREAKLRELEDALSRERDTTRRLLGEKDREMAEMRQQMQQQLDEYQELLDVKLALDMEICAYRKLLEGEEQRLRLSPSPPPTKVTGSRSSTSGAHSRSVHHYSAHSSPVKRRRPNDTDSEASSIAGGAVSRTRISQQASASGRVTVDEVDLDGKYVRLSNKSDEDQNLGNWQVKRHVGSGVPIIFKFPVKFTLKAGQRVTIWASGAGGTHNPPSDLVWKTQPSWGTGDLFQTTLISANGEEMAMRKVTRTQFEDEDDDMVAHSTCGDSEYNLRSRTVVCGSCGLPSDKSSNCSVTSASRSFRSGGISEGLLPHSYVFSTSTPRKTGVRLESCPIM, encoded by the exons ATGGCAACACCAAAAAACACTCCCCGAGGTGCCAACACCCCTCTATCCCCCAACCGCATCACCCGTCTCCAGGAGAAGGAGGATCTGTCTAACCTCAACGACCGTCTGGCCGTCTACATCGACAAGGTGCGCTCTCTGGAGACTGAGAACGCCGGCCTGCGTCTGCGCATCACTgagtcagagacagaggtcAGCCGGGAGCTGACGGGCCTGAAAGCTGCTTACGAGACCGAGCTGGCCGATGCCCGTCAGACTCTGGATTCTGTGGCCAAGGAGCGAGCGCGTCTGCAGCTGGAGCTGGGAAAGCTGCGAGAGGACTACAAGGAGCTGAAAGCAAG GAACACCAAGAAGGAGGCAGAGTTGGCTGCAGCACTGCAGAGGCTCAAAGACCTGGAAGCTCTGCTGAACTCAAAGGATGCGTCCTTGACGACAGCTCTAGGAGAGAAGCGTAACCTTGAGGTGGAAAACAGGGACCTAAAGGCACAGGTTGCCAAG CTGGACACCAGTCTGGCTGATGCCAAGAAGCAGCTGCAGGATGAGATGCTGAGGAGGGTGGACGGAGAGAATCGCATCCAGACCCTAAAAGAGGAGCTGGACTTTCAGAAGAACCTCCACTCTGAG GAACTGCGGGAGACAAAGCGACGTCATGAGTCTCGTATGGTTGAGTTGGACAACGGCCACCAGCAGGACTTTGAAAGCAAGTTGGCTGAGGCGCTGATGGACATGCGCAGCCAGCATGAGCTGCAgtttaaaatgtacaaagaTGAGATTGAGAAGACCTACAATTCCAAG CTGGAAAATGCTCGTCAGTCAGCGGACAGGAGCAGTCACCTGGTTGGAGCAGCACACGAGGAACTCCAGCAGACAAGAATCCGCTTGGAGTCCACGTCTGCTCAGCTCAGCCAGCTGCAGAAACAG CTGGCAGCCCGTGAGGCGAAGTTAAGGGAATTGGAGGACGCCCTGTCTCGGGAGAGAGACACCACCCGTCGCCTGctgggagagaaagacagagagatggcCGAGATGAGGCAgcaaatgcagcagcagctggatgAGTACCAGGAGCTCCTGGATGTCAAGCTGGCTCTGGATATGGAGATATGCGCATACAGGAAGCTGCtggagggagaggagcagag gcTGCGTCTCTCTCCCAGCCCCCCGCCCACCAAAGTGACAGGAAGTCGTTCCTCTACTTCAGGAGCTCACTCTAGATCAGTCCACCACTACAGTGCTCACAGCTCTCCTGTCAAGAGGCGCCGCCCCAACGACACCGACAGCGAGGCCTCGAGCATCGCAGGTGGAGCTGTGTCCCGCACTCGCATCAGCCAGCAGGCCTCAGCCAGCGGACGGGTCACTGTGGATGAGGTGGACCTGGATGGGAAATAtgtcagactcagcaacaaatCAGATGAG GATCAGAATTTGGGGAACTGGCAGGTGAAGCGACACGTGGGATCTGGTGTTCCGATCATCTTCAAGTTTCCAGTAAAATTCACCTTGAAAGCTGGCCAGAGGGTCACG ATCTGGGCCTCTGGCGCTGGGGGCACCCACAATCCTCCCTCTGACCTGGTGTGGAAGACTCAGCCCTCTTGGGGCACCGGAGACCTGTTCCAGACCACCCTGATCAGTGCCAACGGAGAG GAAATGGCCATGAGGAAGGTCACCCGCACACAGtttgaagatgaagatgatgacaTG GTGGCTCACAGCACCTGTGGAGACAGTGAGTACAACCTGCGGAGCCGGACGGTGGTCTGTGGCTCTTGTGGACTTCCTTCAGACAAATCCAGCAACTGCTCTGTGACCTCAGCCTCCCGCTCATTCCGCAGTGGAGGAATTTCCGAGGGTTTACTGCCACACTCCTACGTGTTCAGCACCAGCACTCCTCGCAAG ACTGGAGTCAGACTTGAGAGCTGTCCAATCATGTGA
- the usf2 gene encoding upstream stimulatory factor 2 isoform X1: MDMLEQSLDSTASHDKQETEEVVQLQEGEAVGTEEQTAVTITGVPQAAFADHNVQYQFRTENSGGQVTYRVVQVTDDQLEATADATGAVSVVSTAAFAGAPQAVAQAVIQNPFSNGGSPGGETVGGETRFAYFPAATVSDGTATAVSVQATADPTITQTGGQFYVMMSPPEVLQTTAPRTIAPRTHTYTADLGESEMLQHGSSNWKVEGPRAPRDERRRAQHNEVERRRRDKINNWIVTLSKIIPDCSIDSRTGASKGGILSKACDYIRELRQNNQRLQESYKEVERVEMDNELLRQQIEELKNDNALLRAQLQQHGVEVNGDATPQ, translated from the exons ATGGATATGCTGGAGCAGAGTCTGGACAGCACGGCGAG tcacgacaaacaggaaacagaagaGGTGGTGCAGTTACAGGAAG GAGAGGCAGTGGGGACGGAGGAGCAGACTGCAGTGACCATCACCGGTGTCCCGCAGGCTGCGTTCGCTGACCACAATGTGCAATACCAGTTCCGTACAGAGAACAGTGGAGGACAG GTGACCTATCGCGTGGTGCAGGTGACAGACGATCAGTTAGAAGCAACAGCTGATGCGACTGGAGCTGTCAGTGTCGTCTCTACCGCAGCGTTTGCGGGAGCCCCTCAGGCAGTGGCACAG GCTGTTATCCAGAACCCTTTCAGTAATGGGGGCAGTCCTGGAGGGGAGACAGTGGGAGGAGAGACACGTTTCGCTTATTTCCCTGCCGCCACTGTCAGCGATGGAACAGCCACGGCCGTGTCCGTGCAGGCCACCGCCGACCCAACGATAACACAGACAGGAG GCCAGTTTTACGTGATGATGAGCCCCCCTGAGGTGCTACAGACGACGGCCCCTCGTACCATCgcaccacgcacacacacctacactgC AGACCTTGGTGAAAGCGAGATGTTGCAGCATGGCAGTTCAAACTG GAAAGTGGAGGGTCCACGGGCACCCAGAGATGAGCGGCGAAGAGCACAGCACAATGAAG tggagagaagaagaagagacaaGATTAACAACTGGATTGTCACACTTTCAAAAATCATCCCTGACTGTAGCATAGACAGCAGAACTGGAGCG AGTAAAGGAGGCATCCTGTCCAAAGCTTGTGACTACATCCGAGAGCTGCGTCAGAATAACCAGCGACTGCAGGAGAGTTACAAAGAGGTGGAACGAGTGGAGATGGACAACGAGCTGCTTAGACAACAG aTTGAGGAACTGAAGAATGATAATGCACTGCTTCGAGCacagctacagcagcatggcGTAGAAGTCAACGGGGATGCAACACCGCAGTGA